Within Candidatus Francisella endociliophora, the genomic segment GTACTAAAGATACTATTGATTTAGAGCTTTTGAAATACAATCTAAGATCTAATGCTCGTAGTATTATGCGTGGCTTTATGGAGGCTTTTCAAGCACAAGGTTTAGCATGGATAGATCCTACTGATAAGCTGATAGAATGCTGGCGTGATATGTTTAGTGTCGGAGCACATAGTTATGGTAGTAGCTTTGAAAGATGGTTTGATACTGTCAATCATCTAAGTATAGATCCACAAACTACAGATAACCTATATGATATCGTATCTGATAGGCCTGTAGATAAACTAGAAATACAAAGTATTCGTGGAATAATGCTATATAGTTATACGATAACCAGTTATGAATATCACATAAACTATTATAAATGTACTGCAAAAAAATTTGATGCCCACCAAAAGCTAGTATCGACAGATGTTAGCTATATCGACAAAGATCAAAATCCGATAGCAAAAGATAAGCTAGGTGATCATATTCATGAGAATGCACCAGATGGCTTGAGGTATATGACTAGAGCATTGAAACCTAGTGGCAATGATTCTGATCCTATCCGTACATGGGTAGCTAATAGCTTATCAGAAGTTACTGGACTAGATGTAGAGACATTTTTACAAGGCAATAAACCTGAAGTATCTGAACTACTAGTGCCAAGTGGTGCTGCAGCTGATAAAGCAAAAGGTACCTATGACAAAGATAAACTAGCTCTAAGTAATAGTATCGAGCTGGTTCTCAAGCAAGCTAAGCCTATAGATATTGATAGAAGCCAATTTCAAGAAGCTGTTAAAAAGTATTCAAAACAATATGCACAAAAAGCTATCTCAAAAGCAGATAGTACTACTAGCAAGGCTTATAAGTTAGCAGATGATTTGCTAAATGGTAAGTCAGTATCAAGTGATCTAATATCTCTTACAAAAGATAAGAGAGTAGAAACTGCTGTTATTAGCTTTGTCAACAAAGTGCATATTAGGTATGTAAATCATGAGTTTACTAAGAGTTTGTTAAGCTACAAGCCACAACGCAAGTACTTTACAGATTTACTAGAAAATAGCTTTGAGCTAACAAATTTCTTTGGTTCTGGAGAAGGCTCTGTTACTAAGATATTGCTAAGCAGTAAGTTTGATGTAAATGTAACTAGAGGCCAAGAAGTAAGTGCTACACTTGCAAAAGCTGCTAGAGGTAGAAACATCTCTGTAGAAGATAGATACTATCGTGGGCAGACTCATTTCTTCTTAGAAGAAAATGCTTATAAAGAGTTCCAAAACCAAGTACATGAAGAGACTCAACAGCATCTAGATAAGCTAAAGAGTAACAATCTAATAGATAAAGAAATGTACGATGATCTAAAGAATCAAAAAACATCTCTTGGTAGTCTAAGATATCAAGCTATAACTGGAGCTATTGAGAGTGCTTATGGTGCATACTCTGCTATTAATGAGCTTAATGAAGAGCTAGAAAAACTTCAAAAAACCGAAGGCATGGAAAATGCTATAGTCTGTTTGGGTATTACTAAGCAGATATTTGAGATACAGAATAACTGTGTCAAAGTTATTAATGAGTATAATAACTTCAAACTAAGCAATTCGCTGTTAAAGACTGTCCCTTGTACAGAGCTCTTTGGTAGTATGGAATCTAAGATAAAAGCTGGCAAAGCTAGGAAAAAAGCTCTAGATAGTCTGATAAAGACAAATGATGTAGTAGTAGGTACACTTGGATTAGGTATAAGCACACTACAGTTGATACAAAGTGTGCGAAGCCTAAGTGAGAGCATGAACCAAAATGATGAGCATGTAATCAGAGCTGATATCGCTAACTTCATTAACTCAGGTGCTACTACCCTATCATCTGCTAAGACTATTGCTGATACGCTTAAAGGTGCTGAGAAGAAAGGGGCTGAAAAAATTGGTGAAAGTGCAGCAGATTTATTAGGTAGAAATACTGGTAAAAAACTTACTGAAAAAGCTGTGGAACGTGAAGCAGCAATTACATTAGTTGAAAGACTAGGAATAAGAGCAGCAGCTTTTTTAAGTATTCCATACTTAGGCGAAGTGCTACTAGTAATAGATATTGCTACTACCTTATGGCAAATGTGGGAAGAGGCAAACAAAGACAATATTTACCAACAATGGGTGAAGTTATCAAACTTATATCCATAGTCAATTCCCCTTCGAGTGTCGAAGGGGTGGCAGTCGTTAGACTGACGGGGTAGTACTTTAAAATATTCAAAGGAAAATACAAAATGAAAAAAACACTATTAATAACATCATTACTTGCAATATCAACTTATTCTTTTGCTGATATAAAAGACTGTATTTCTGCAGCAGCGAATCATGATAAAGAAAAAGAATTAGAATACTGTTCTCCTTACTTAAAAAGTAAAGAATATCCTGAGGCTACTGCAATCCTTGCAGTAGCAACTAGTGATAATAAGAAATCTCTAGATTTTGCTTTATGGTATACAAACTATTATGAAAACGAGAATACATTGAACTCTAATAATGCAAAAGCTACTTATACCAATACCCTAAATATGATTGGTAATATGTATTATTCTGGAGAATCTGGCAAAGTAGATAAAACTAAAGGCTTAGAGTATATAACTAAAGCAGCTAATTTGGGTAATACTCTTGCCCAGAAACAATTAGGTGGATTCTATGGTTCTGAGGGAGATATTCCAAAAGAAAATGTTGGGACTGCTTATAAATGGTTCAAAATAGCAGATATAAACAGAAGTGAAGAAACTGGAAGTAGCAGTTATATTAACACCCTAAATGATTTTTTTAAAAGTAAGCCTTATTGTGTAGCCATGGGTGAACAACTAGTAGCTCAAGCATATATAGATGGTTCCGCTGGCTTATCAAAAGATACATCCAAAGCTAAGAAATACCTAAAAGATGCTATCGCACTTTACAAAGATAACGAACCAACTAAAGAAAACCTGCAGTATTGCCCAGAGGGAGCAGATAAGTTGAACCTTGAGAGTGCTAAGAAGCAGTTGGATAGTTTATAAGTAGCATGTCACTCCATGATGCTTGACCGTAGTATCCATAAAAGGAAAATACGAAATGAAAAAAACACTATTAATAACATCACTACTTGCAATATCAGCATACTCTTTTGCAGATATAAAAGAGTGTCTACTATATGCAGCTCAAGATAATAATGATAAAAAAATAGAGTATTGTACACCATATTTAAAAGATAAAGACAATCCTGAAGTAACAGGCATATTGGCTGGTGCATACCTTGCTAAAAAAGATTATAAAACTGCTCTGGAATATGACTTATGGATGACCAGTTTTTATGAGAAAAATGGACTTCCAACAAATAAAAATACTTATGAAGGATACGTGGGAATTTTAGGAGCTATAGGTAACATCTACTACTTTGGACAAGCAGGCAAAGCAGATAAAACTAAAGGTTTAGAATATATAACTAAAGCTGCTAATTTAGGTAATGATTTTGCGCAATATCAATTAGGTACTTTCTATGTAGTTGATGAAAGTGATCCAAGTCAAAATATAACAAAAGCTTATGAATGGTTTAAGATTTCAGATATAAATAAGAATCAAGAAAGTAAAAGCGATAATTATACAAATCAGCTAATGCAATTTGCAAAAGATAAGCCAATGTCATACTGCATTGCCATGGGCGAACAGCTAGTAGCTCAAGCATATATAAATGGTTATGCTGGATTATCAAAAGATACTTCTAAAGCTAAGAAATACCTAAATGATGCTATCGCACTTTACAAAGATAACGAACCAACTAAAGAAAATCTGCAATATTGCCCAGAGGGAGCAGATAAGTTGAATTTAGATAGTGCTAAGAAGCAATTGGATAGTTTGTAATAATTCCCCTCTTGAGAGGGGTGCGACTTGTCGCGGGGTGTGTCTCTAAAAGTATACCTTTTGGATTATGTTGGACTTTATCAACCACACCTCCCCCTGCAAGCAAGGTACTCCTCTCAAGAGGAGAATCTACCAAAGCAATGTTGGTGGATGAAATATAACCGCTAATGTGCGTTAAAATAAAACAATTAGGTCATTCTATGGCTTGACCATAGAATCCATAAAACCAAAATCATAACCGTGCTAAGCACGAGAATGATTATAAATAAAACGATGATTTACTGTAGGGATCGTGCCTATGTGCCGACCCTGATATGTGGACTAATGCAACACATAAGTCATACTACGGCTTGACCGTAGTATCCATAAATAAGGATTTAAATATGGATAAATTTGAAAATGCAGAACAACAATTAGAAACATGTATGACTATATTTAATCCGTTGGATATAGATATAGATGTCTCAGAAGATAACACTATAACAGCAAGCCTAGTTTGCCCTAAATTTGCAGAGGATCCTGCAAATGTTAAGGTAATTTTTGATGTATATATTGTAGATGATAAAAGATTGACCGCTGGGCATACTATCGAAAAATCTCAAAGAGGAGATATTAAATCTTATTATAAAAAGAACTTTACTTTTAGTTATAGACTACCTATAGCTAAAAAAGAAGTTGAAACTTTAGGCGGTGGTGAAACTCTACTAAAAGTAGTTGATAAAGACATTCTTAAAAATGGTTATAAACGTTTAGTGTCATATTTAAAAGATGAAATTAATAACCATAATGGTGATGATAATATAGAAGATTATAATATTACTCTTAAATTAGGAAATGTAAAACTCTACGCCCTAGCCTATGTAATTATTGATAACAAAGTCAAAAAAGGTGATAAGGAAATAACTATTAAGTCGACAAGACCTAATATAGCTATGCACAAGTATAAACTTGATGAGCAAACAAAAACTGACTATGATGATTTTATGCTAGAAGCTGTAAAAGATAACATAGACAAAGAATTAAAAGATAAAGTTTATTTCTTTAAAACTTTTAAAGAAATAAAAGATCTAAAGGTAGAAGATATCCTTAATGATCATTCTATAAACTCTAAAAAAATACCTAAACAA encodes:
- a CDS encoding SEL1-like repeat protein; this translates as MKKTLLITSLLAISTYSFADIKDCISAAANHDKEKELEYCSPYLKSKEYPEATAILAVATSDNKKSLDFALWYTNYYENENTLNSNNAKATYTNTLNMIGNMYYSGESGKVDKTKGLEYITKAANLGNTLAQKQLGGFYGSEGDIPKENVGTAYKWFKIADINRSEETGSSSYINTLNDFFKSKPYCVAMGEQLVAQAYIDGSAGLSKDTSKAKKYLKDAIALYKDNEPTKENLQYCPEGADKLNLESAKKQLDSL
- a CDS encoding SEL1-like repeat protein; amino-acid sequence: MKKTLLITSLLAISAYSFADIKECLLYAAQDNNDKKIEYCTPYLKDKDNPEVTGILAGAYLAKKDYKTALEYDLWMTSFYEKNGLPTNKNTYEGYVGILGAIGNIYYFGQAGKADKTKGLEYITKAANLGNDFAQYQLGTFYVVDESDPSQNITKAYEWFKISDINKNQESKSDNYTNQLMQFAKDKPMSYCIAMGEQLVAQAYINGYAGLSKDTSKAKKYLNDAIALYKDNEPTKENLQYCPEGADKLNLDSAKKQLDSL